The region AAAGGCATGAAATTAAACATTTACCATGTTTGCTTGGTAACTATTATTATTAATTAAATAAAATAATCGCAGCCATAAAAAACCACTAATAAGAATTAAAAATCCTGCCATAAACAAAGTGTAATTAGCGTGATTTTTAAAAATATAATTATAAATAAGCGGCAACATAAACCCGCCAAAAATTTGTGGCAAAGTAACACTAATGTTAAAAATTCCTAAATAAGTTCCTGTTCTATCTTTTGGCAAATATTTAAGAACGATAACATAGGGTAGAACTACCAAGCTTCCCCAAAAAATCCCAATACATGTACAACTAAAAAACATACTAGCGGGCGTAGTTTTAAAGCATATTAAAGAGATGCCTAATCCACCTAATAGTAAGGCTGTACCATGTATTTTTTCACTCTTAACATATCTCGACAAATGGTAAACAATTAACGTAAAAACAAGACTAACGTATAGATAAAGAGAAAAGTAATAAGATACATCTAGGCTTACTTGATGCATGATTGCTTTATAGTGTTCGGAATCACTAATTATAACATTCCTAGGTAAATGATAAACTTGTTGGGCTAAACATAAACTAAAGTACAACCAAAAAGTAAATATACCAATCCAAGCAATACAGTTAATGGTTAGGACTTTTAAAAAAATAGGATGGGTATTTTTAATTTCTGTTTTAATTGATTTAGCTTTAAAAAATAATTCCTTAACTAAAGAGATAAATAAACCTTTGGTTATTGGTGCATCCCGGGTAGGTCTTTCTTTTGTTTGCCTAAAAAAGTAAAACAAAGTAATCAATAGCAATATACCAGTAAATATATAGCCACCTACTAAATTGGAAGGGATAAAATAAGCGCCACTTAGATTACCTTCACTGTCGCTACCTATAAAGATTTTTTGAATTGCGTTAGGTAAATAAGCACCAAAAACCCCACCTAAACCTGAAAAGAAAGCAAAGATTGAAAAAGCACGGGTACGCGTTACGTTTTCTTGAAAAAAATCGGCAGTTAAAGCACGTAAACCCTCAACACTACCATTAATGCTACAATCAATTAAAAATGTAAACCAAACAATATAAATAATCGAACTTGAAAGAGGTAATAATAAAAAAGAAAAAGCAGCACAAATTCCCCAGCCTATAATATAGGGTTTGCGTTTACCATAACTTGTAGAACTGTTATCGCTTAGATAGCCCACAATAGGCTGAATGAGCATCCCAGTTAAAGGCGGAATTAACCATAATAATGGAATAGATGCATCACTTGCACCAACAAATTTTAATAAGACAGTTAAATTAGAAAGTTGAAAGGTAAAGCAGAAATTAATAGCAAATGCTAATAATGCTAGACCTATATATTTCAACTTGAAAATTTTTTCCATCCAGCAATCCCTTGACTGTTTCAATTTTTAAGATAGGGTAATAAGTAAAATTATTCAACTATTTAGGCCATTTTAAAAATAGAAAATTGAAAAAAAATTTTTTATGCCTGTGATTTTAACACTATGTTTAGGAATGGATGCCATGTTAAAAACAGAAAAAAACCCGGTGATGGATATAAATCAAAATAAGCAAGAAATAGTTGGATTAAAAAGAGTATGGATTAGCAATGTTTATCCTGAAATAGATAGCGGAAAATTTCCAGCTAAGCGGATTATTAATGATATTGTCACGATTGAAGCTGATATTTTTTGTGATGGTATTGATGAGATTCAGGCCATTTTACTTTATAGACATGAAGAAGATAAAGTTTGGCAACAAACTTATTTTTCGCCTTTAAATAATGACCGTTTTCAAACATCCTTTACTGTGAGTAGATTAGGCAATTATTTTTATAAAATTCAAGCTTGGGTTGATGAATTTAATACTTGGAAGAAACGCTTTTTTAAAAAACTTGCTTTCAAAGATGATATTGAGGTTGAAAAATTAATTGGTACTGAATTGCTTAAGCGAACAGACCGAGCTGCTGCATCCGATATTGTTCAATCCACATTAGAAAAACTTACAGTAACAAAGCAACGGGCTCAACTTGAGAAATTATTAAATAATAAAAAATTAATTCAGTGGGTACAAAAAGAGTTAAAACCTAATTTTATTACTACATATCCGCATGAACTATCCATTACAGTTGATCGTGAAAAAGCACGTTTTAGTACTTGGTATGAATTATTTCCACGCTCAGTTACAGATAACCCAAATCAACACGGCACTTTTAAAAATGTTATAAATTATCTACCAACGCTTAAAAGAATGGGTTTTGATGTTATTTATTTGCCTCCGATCCATCCAATTGGCACTACAAATAGAAAGGGTCAAAATAATAGTATAAAGGCAGTAGAAGGTGATCCAGGTAGTCCATGGGGAATAGGCTCTTCGCTTGGTGGCCATAA is a window of Legionella busanensis DNA encoding:
- a CDS encoding MFS transporter — translated: MEKIFKLKYIGLALLAFAINFCFTFQLSNLTVLLKFVGASDASIPLLWLIPPLTGMLIQPIVGYLSDNSSTSYGKRKPYIIGWGICAAFSFLLLPLSSSIIYIVWFTFLIDCSINGSVEGLRALTADFFQENVTRTRAFSIFAFFSGLGGVFGAYLPNAIQKIFIGSDSEGNLSGAYFIPSNLVGGYIFTGILLLITLFYFFRQTKERPTRDAPITKGLFISLVKELFFKAKSIKTEIKNTHPIFLKVLTINCIAWIGIFTFWLYFSLCLAQQVYHLPRNVIISDSEHYKAIMHQVSLDVSYYFSLYLYVSLVFTLIVYHLSRYVKSEKIHGTALLLGGLGISLICFKTTPASMFFSCTCIGIFWGSLVVLPYVIVLKYLPKDRTGTYLGIFNISVTLPQIFGGFMLPLIYNYIFKNHANYTLFMAGFLILISGFLWLRLFYLINNNSYQANMVNV